In Drosophila willistoni isolate 14030-0811.24 chromosome XR unlocalized genomic scaffold, UCI_dwil_1.1 Seg144, whole genome shotgun sequence, one DNA window encodes the following:
- the LOC111519774 gene encoding sperm flagellar protein 1 isoform X2 — translation MSYACRKLKSSERKELAKWLKLQNLKLDRRMRQDLTDVVPVARIFQRFHIKLVNMHFYTHRIGADMKLQNWMTFNQRVLIKLGLGHNRLGLDQLAKGQVGAIESLLYDLMSMGRSTPPNAKFFNQHSQKQKYAISTVRITKKHSLTHVPQLARIVLRSPSVLCADVKRFIRGRVINVPEKLVAYQDYLDALQELREKDACINSIRHKTQYLESLIKVKDERIDDLMKQLEQLLQQQQDQ, via the exons ATGTCTTACGCTTGCCGCAAATTAAAGAGCTCCGAGAGGAAAGAGTTGGCCAAATGGCTGAAGCTGCAGAATTTGAAATTGGATAGACGCATGCGACAAGATCTAACGGATGTGGTGCCAGTGGCAAGAATATTTCAAAGATTCCACATAAAGCTGGTGAATATGCATTTTTATACGCACAGAATTGGCGCCGATATGAAACTACAAAACTGGATGACTTTCAATCAAAGAGTTTTAATCAAATTGGGTCTGGGTCACAACAGACTCGGTTTGGATCAATTGGCCAAGGGTCAGGTGGGGGCCATTGAATCCCTGCTTTACGATCTCATGTCAATGGGTCGATCGACACCACCCAATGCCAAGTTCTTCAATCAGCATTCCCAGAAGCAAAAATATGCCATTTCCACCGTTCGGATAACAAAGAAGCACTCCCTAACACATGTACCACAATTGGCACGTATCGTTTTGAGGAGTCCCAGCGTTCTGTGTGCGGACGTGAAAAGGTTCATCAGGGGCAGGGTTATCAATGTGCCAGAAAAGCTTGTGGCCTACCAGGACTATTTGGATGCATTGCAGGAGTTGCGAGAGAAGGACGCTTGCATCAATTCCATTAGACACAAGACGCAATATCTGGAAAGTCTTATCAAGGTCAAGGACGAGAGAATTGACGACTTGATGAAACAATTGGAACAACTTCTG cagcagcagcaagatcaataa
- the LOC6639532 gene encoding ribose-phosphate pyrophosphokinase 2: protein MPDKKCSEIEQNDCVMPVRSANPIRARSLIRDNLEKQAGCLNLIHSRMPNIKVFSGTSHPDLAQRIVDRLGIDLGKVVTKKFSNLETCVEIGESVRGEDVYIVQSGSGEINDNLMELLIMINACKIASASRVTAVIPCFPYARQDKKDKLPGSEDNAEAKKLAKKNYDWKFRSRAPISAKLVANMLSVAGADHIITMDLHASQIQGFFDIPVDNLYAEPAVLKWIKENIPEWKNSIIVSPDAGGAKRVTSIADRLNVEFALIHKERKKANEVASMVLVGDVKDKIAILVDDMADTCGTIVHAADRLVEAGATKVYAILTHGIFSGPAISRINNACFEAVVVTNTIPQDGHMRDCPKIQVIVTYYCSLPLLLTTVALRNCVDL, encoded by the exons ATGCCAGATAAGAAATGCTCGGAGATCGAACAAAATG ATTGTGTGATGCCAGTACGTTCTGCTAATCCGATACGCGCTAGAAGTTTGATCCGAGACAATTTGGAGAAACAGGCTGGTTGTCTAAATTTAATACACTCCAGAATGCCGAACATTAAAGTGTTTTCGGGTACCTCGCATCCGGATTTGGCGCAACGCATTGTGGATCGCCTTGGCATTGATTTGGGCAAGGTGGTTACCAAGAAATTTAGCAATTTGGAAACATG TGTGGAAATCGGTGAATCAGTGCGCGGTGAAGATGTTTATATTGTGCAATCCGGTTCCGGAGAGATCAACGATAATTTAATGGAACTTCTCATTATGATAAATGCATGCAAAATAGCATCAGCATCTCGTGTTACAGCTGTGATTCCTTGCTTTCCATATGCCCGCCAAGATAAAAAAGATAAG TTACCAGGCAGTGAGGATAATGCTGAAGCTAAGAAGCTTGCCAAGAAAAACTACGATTGGAAATTTAGG AGTCGTGCGCCCATATCGGCGAAGTTGGTGGCCAATATGCTGTCAGTGGCCGGAGCGGATCATATTATAACCATGGATCTGCATGCCTCACAGATTCAG GGTTTCTTTGATATACCAGTTGATAATCTCTATGCCGAACCGGCGGTACTCAAATGGATAAAAGAGAACATTCCCGAATGGAAGAACTCGATTATTGTATCACCCGATGCTGGCGGTGCCAAGCG TGTTACTTCTATTGCCGATCGTTTGAATGTGGAATTCGCTTTGATTCACAAAGAGCGCAAAAAGGCCAATGAGGTGGCTTCAATGGTTCTGGTTGGTGATGTCAAGGATAAAATTGCCATATTGGTCGATGATATGGCCGATACTTGTGGCACTATTGTCCATGCTGCCGATCGTCTTGTGGAGGCCGGTGCCACTAAG GTCTATGCTATATTGACGCATGGCATTTTCTCGGGTCCGGCTATTTCGCGTATAAATAATGCCTGCTTTGAGGCGGTTGTTGTGACCAATACCATACCACAGGATGGACATATGCGTGATTGTCCCAAGATACAGGTTATTGTCACGT ATTACTGTTCCCTCCCACTCTTGCTCACTACAGTAGCATTGCGCAACTGTGTCGATTTATGA
- the LOC111519774 gene encoding sperm flagellar protein 1 isoform X1: MSYACRKLKSSERKELAKWLKLQNLKLDRRMRQDLTDVVPVARIFQRFHIKLVNMHFYTHRIGADMKLQNWMTFNQRVLIKLGLGHNRLGLDQLAKGQVGAIESLLYDLMSMGRSTPPNAKFFNQHSQKQKYAISTVRITKKHSLTHVPQLARIVLRSPSVLCADVKRFIRGRVINVPEKLVAYQDYLDALQELREKDACINSIRHKTQYLESLIKVKDERIDDLMKQLEQLLQQQQQDQ, encoded by the exons ATGTCTTACGCTTGCCGCAAATTAAAGAGCTCCGAGAGGAAAGAGTTGGCCAAATGGCTGAAGCTGCAGAATTTGAAATTGGATAGACGCATGCGACAAGATCTAACGGATGTGGTGCCAGTGGCAAGAATATTTCAAAGATTCCACATAAAGCTGGTGAATATGCATTTTTATACGCACAGAATTGGCGCCGATATGAAACTACAAAACTGGATGACTTTCAATCAAAGAGTTTTAATCAAATTGGGTCTGGGTCACAACAGACTCGGTTTGGATCAATTGGCCAAGGGTCAGGTGGGGGCCATTGAATCCCTGCTTTACGATCTCATGTCAATGGGTCGATCGACACCACCCAATGCCAAGTTCTTCAATCAGCATTCCCAGAAGCAAAAATATGCCATTTCCACCGTTCGGATAACAAAGAAGCACTCCCTAACACATGTACCACAATTGGCACGTATCGTTTTGAGGAGTCCCAGCGTTCTGTGTGCGGACGTGAAAAGGTTCATCAGGGGCAGGGTTATCAATGTGCCAGAAAAGCTTGTGGCCTACCAGGACTATTTGGATGCATTGCAGGAGTTGCGAGAGAAGGACGCTTGCATCAATTCCATTAGACACAAGACGCAATATCTGGAAAGTCTTATCAAGGTCAAGGACGAGAGAATTGACGACTTGATGAAACAATTGGAACAACTTCTG cagcagcagcagcaagatcaataa